A single Gimesia sp. DNA region contains:
- a CDS encoding FHA domain-containing protein, translated as MKIHLISDHPDLPDIEVSVDELPVVMGRSNNCDLRVLDPMMSRQQCELTFLNNSVRVRDLESTNGTIVNSETVHEAPLYPGDILTIGMANYVISYYDGEGQESFEESYFSENPV; from the coding sequence AAAATTCATCTAATCAGTGATCATCCCGATTTACCGGATATCGAGGTCAGTGTTGATGAGTTACCCGTTGTAATGGGAAGAAGTAACAATTGTGATCTGCGTGTGCTGGATCCGATGATGAGCCGCCAGCAGTGTGAATTGACCTTCCTGAACAACTCCGTTCGCGTACGTGACCTGGAATCGACCAACGGTACGATCGTGAACTCGGAAACCGTGCATGAAGCTCCCCTCTACCCGGGCGATATTCTGACCATCGGAATGGCCAACTATGTCATCAGTTACTATGATGGCGAAGGTCAGGAAAGTTTCGAAGAGAGCTATTTCTCCGAGAACCCGGTTTAA